Proteins encoded by one window of Effusibacillus pohliae DSM 22757:
- a CDS encoding ABC transporter permease: MLRYVLRRFFYMLVTIWLIVTVTFVMMHNLPGDPFENSERMTEQQKTILKQQYGLDKPLWEQYVQYLGDVAKGDLGVSFAFPTRKVTEIIAQGFPNSLELGIWSISLAVIFGLTLGILASLNHGKALDYIAMFTAVLGVSIPSFVLAPLLSYFVGVKLEWLPAGLWYGPEHRILPSIALSFYTLAIVARMMRTSMLDVLHQDYIKTAKSKGLSQFSIVLKHTVRNAILPVVTILGPIFVNIITGTLVVEQVFSIPGLGKHFVQSVYSNDYTMIAGLTIFYSVILIVIMFLTDIVYGIIDPRIRLAKGRG, from the coding sequence GTGCTGCGGTACGTTCTTCGCCGGTTCTTCTATATGCTGGTAACGATTTGGTTGATCGTAACCGTTACGTTTGTTATGATGCATAACTTGCCAGGCGATCCGTTTGAGAATTCCGAGCGGATGACAGAGCAACAAAAAACGATTTTGAAACAACAATACGGTTTGGACAAGCCACTTTGGGAACAGTATGTACAGTATTTAGGTGACGTTGCAAAAGGGGATCTGGGCGTTTCGTTCGCTTTCCCTACCCGAAAAGTAACCGAAATCATTGCACAGGGATTTCCGAATTCACTTGAACTTGGGATCTGGTCGATCAGTCTGGCTGTGATATTTGGATTGACTTTAGGGATCTTGGCTTCGTTGAACCACGGGAAAGCTTTGGATTACATCGCGATGTTTACGGCTGTCCTGGGAGTATCGATTCCTTCGTTTGTGTTGGCTCCTCTGTTGTCATATTTCGTGGGAGTCAAACTTGAGTGGCTGCCAGCCGGTCTTTGGTACGGTCCGGAGCACCGAATTCTCCCTTCGATCGCTCTTTCTTTTTATACATTGGCGATTGTGGCCCGTATGATGAGGACATCGATGTTGGATGTGCTGCACCAGGATTATATCAAGACTGCAAAGTCGAAAGGGCTTTCCCAGTTTTCGATCGTCCTCAAGCACACCGTTCGAAATGCGATTTTGCCGGTCGTTACGATCTTGGGGCCGATTTTTGTCAATATTATCACGGGCACGCTTGTGGTTGAACAAGTCTTCTCGATTCCCGGATTGGGCAAGCACTTTGTACAGTCCGTTTATTCGAACGATTATACGATGATTGCCGGTCTGACGATCTTTTATTCAGTCATCCTGATTGTTATCATGTTCCTGACGGACATCGTTTACGGCATCATCGATCCGCGAATTCGTTTGGCAAAAGGGAGGGGTTAA